From the Jilunia laotingensis genome, the window TGTATCTTTGCGCTGCATAATCGATTGAAAATAACAATATGAATCTTAGAACCTTTACCATTCTTTTGTCGGTCTTATTCCTTTCAATGGGAATGAAGGCTCAGACTCCGGGTAGTAGTGCTTATCCGAAACGTGAATTTCGTGCAGCATGGATCCAAACCGTTAACGGGCAATTCAAAAGTATGCCTACGGAGAGAATACAACAGATACTCATTGAACAACTTAACTCATTGCAAGGTGCGGGCATCAATGCAATCATTTTTCAGGTACGTCCTGAGGCTGATGCACTTTATGCTTCTCAACTGGAACCGTGGAGCCGTTTCTTGACAGGTGTACAGGGTAAAACACCGACTCCTTATTGGGACCCGATGCAATTCATGATTGATGAATGTCACAAACGGGGTATGGAGTTTCATGCCTGGATTAATCCTTACCGGGCAAAAACCAACCTGAACGTGACGCTTGCCGATAATCATCTATATAACATTCATCCGGAGTGGTTTGTTACATATGGAAACCAACTCTATTTTGATCCGGCATTACCGGAAAGTCGTAAGCATATTTGCATGGTGATTACCGATATCGTTTCCCGTTATGATGTGGATGCCATCCATATGGACGATTACTTCTATCCTTATCCTGTTGCCGGGAAAGATTTCCCCGATGATAACAGTTTCGCCCGTTACGGAGGAGGTTTTACGAACAAAGCCGACTGGCGTCGCAGCAATGTGAACATCCTTGTCAAAAAGATACATGAGACTGTGCGTGAAATAAAACCGTGGGTAAAGTTCGGGATCAGTCCTTTCGGCATTTATCGTAATGAAGGCACTGATCCGCTGGGGAGTAAGACAAATGGTCTGCAAAATTATGATGATCTGTATGCTGATGTCTTGCTGTGGGCACGCGAAGGCTGGATCGATTATAATATTCCGCAAATATATTGGGAAATCGGTCATCCTCGTGCTGATTATGAGACTTTGGTAAACTGGTGGGCAAAACATACGGAGAATCGTCCTCTTTTCATCGGCCAATCTGTGATGAACACTGTAGAGCATGCCGATCCGAAGAATCCTTCCATCAATCAATTACCCCGTAAGATGGCTTTGCAGCGTGCTTACCAAACGATCGGAGGTAGTTGCCAATGGCCTGCCAGCTCGGTGGTGGAGAATGCGGGGAAATATCGCGATGCCTTGGTACAGGAATATCACAAATATCCTGCTCTCGTTCCTGTATTCGACTTTATGGACAACGAAGCTCCGGATAAAGTTCGGAAAGTGAAACCTGTATGGACTGCGGATGGATATATGCTATTTTGGACAGCCCCGAAAGCAAAAACCGAAATGGACCGTGCTGTTCAGTATGTGGTATATCGTTTTGACAGTAAAGAAACGGTAAATATCGATGATCCTTCTCATATCGTGGCCATAACAAGAGATAACTTCTATAAGTTACCCTATGAAAATGGTAAAACAAAATATCGTTATGTCGTTACTGCTCTCGATCGTCTGCATAATGAATCGAAATCAGTAAGCAAGAAAGTAAAATTATAAAGAAAAAGTAAGGGTAGGAGCGTACTTGCAAAAGCACGTACTTAACATCGTATAAAGTACGTATTCTAATCGGGTAAAATACGTACTTTATACGATGTTAAGTAGGGCTTTTGAGAAGATGATATACTTAATAAAAAAGAAGTCCTGCTATACCACAAGCAATAATCATCAATATAGGATTTGTTTTGTATTTTCTTGTCCCGATAAAAGCAACGAGAAAGATTAGGATGCTGACAATAAAGGAATAGGTATCTTGAGTGGGAGATCCGAAGTTTTCTACATTCATCAGTACCAATGCTGCTGAGGCTAACAGGCCTACTACAGCTGGGCGTAGTCCGCTGAAAATGGCTTCCACTATGGGATGCTTCTGATATCTAAGAAAGAATTTACTGATTGTGAGCATTAATATGAAAGAAGGTAGTACCACGGCAAACGTGGCTATAACCGATCCCCAGATGCTGCCTGTTGATGTGAATCCGACGTAGGTTGCTGCATTGATCCCAATGGGACCCGGTGTCATCTGACTGATGGCAACTATATCCGTGAATTCTTGTGAACTGACCCATCCATAACGAGTGACTACTTCTCCCTGAATCATCGAAAGCATGGCATATCCTCCTCCGAAACCAAAAAGGCCGATTTTAAAAAAAGTATAGAATAACTGTAAGTAGATCATGGCTGATAATTATGATTGATGAATTTAGTTTCTTCTTCTTCTTTTCCATTGTCCCCACAGGAATCCCCCTATTCCTGCTGCGATGATTATCCATATCGGAGAGAATCCGAGTAACCAGATCAGTAGTGCGGAGACCACGGGAATCCACATGTTATATCGGTTGATCCGGGCCGATTTTGCCATCGTGAATGTCGGTGCGGCAATCAAGGCTACGACCGCTGGACGAATTCCTTTGAATATCCGTTCCACGATGACATTGTCCTTGAAATTATGGAAAAATAGTGCAATGGCAAGGATAATGATAAACGATGGTAGCACAGTTCCCAATGCCGTAATGATACTGCCCCGTATCCCCTTCAATTTGTATCCGATGAATATGGAAATATTTACCGCCAGTATTCCAGGCGCAGATTGTGAGATTGCTAACAAATCCATAAAATCATCCTGGGCTATCCATTTTCTCTTTTTTACTATCTCATTCTCAATAAGTGGAACCATTGCATAGCCTCCACCGATAGTAAAAGCACCTATTTTAAAAAAGATGCCGAATGCTTCCAGATAAATATTCACTCTTCCGATTCCTCCTTGTCTT encodes:
- a CDS encoding glycoside hydrolase family 10 protein, whose translation is MNLRTFTILLSVLFLSMGMKAQTPGSSAYPKREFRAAWIQTVNGQFKSMPTERIQQILIEQLNSLQGAGINAIIFQVRPEADALYASQLEPWSRFLTGVQGKTPTPYWDPMQFMIDECHKRGMEFHAWINPYRAKTNLNVTLADNHLYNIHPEWFVTYGNQLYFDPALPESRKHICMVITDIVSRYDVDAIHMDDYFYPYPVAGKDFPDDNSFARYGGGFTNKADWRRSNVNILVKKIHETVREIKPWVKFGISPFGIYRNEGTDPLGSKTNGLQNYDDLYADVLLWAREGWIDYNIPQIYWEIGHPRADYETLVNWWAKHTENRPLFIGQSVMNTVEHADPKNPSINQLPRKMALQRAYQTIGGSCQWPASSVVENAGKYRDALVQEYHKYPALVPVFDFMDNEAPDKVRKVKPVWTADGYMLFWTAPKAKTEMDRAVQYVVYRFDSKETVNIDDPSHIVAITRDNFYKLPYENGKTKYRYVVTALDRLHNESKSVSKKVKL
- a CDS encoding chromate transporter, which encodes MNIYLEAFGIFFKIGAFTIGGGYAMVPLIENEIVKKRKWIAQDDFMDLLAISQSAPGILAVNISIFIGYKLKGIRGSIITALGTVLPSFIIILAIALFFHNFKDNVIVERIFKGIRPAVVALIAAPTFTMAKSARINRYNMWIPVVSALLIWLLGFSPIWIIIAAGIGGFLWGQWKRRRRN
- a CDS encoding chromate transporter yields the protein MIYLQLFYTFFKIGLFGFGGGYAMLSMIQGEVVTRYGWVSSQEFTDIVAISQMTPGPIGINAATYVGFTSTGSIWGSVIATFAVVLPSFILMLTISKFFLRYQKHPIVEAIFSGLRPAVVGLLASAALVLMNVENFGSPTQDTYSFIVSILIFLVAFIGTRKYKTNPILMIIACGIAGLLFY